DNA from Musa acuminata AAA Group cultivar baxijiao chromosome BXJ1-5, Cavendish_Baxijiao_AAA, whole genome shotgun sequence:
AAAATATGCGCCATATGTCTTGGATCCATGAAAGCGGGACATGGTCATGCACTCTTCACTGCCGAGTGTTCCCACACATTTCACTTCCATTGCATCACTTCAAATGTTAAGCATGGCAACTATGTCTGCCCACTTTGCAAAGCCACTTGGAAGGAGATCCCTTTCAAAGGCTCTCTACCTTCTGAGCATCCTCATGGAAGAGCGAGAGTAAACCCAGTCAGTTGGCTGCAGGAAGGTCATATGACTGTTGTCCGTCGACTTCCTCATGCAGACTCCACAAACAGGCGGCGTGAACAGTTTCCTTCTCACTTTCGTGAATTAGAACCggaaaattttaatgatgatgagCCTTTGGATTTGCTATCTGAAACAGTCAGAAGTTCCCAACAAAATTGTCCTAAGATAGTAGAGGTCAAGACATATCCCGAATTCTCAGCTATTTCACAATCAGCTTTGGTGGAGAATTTTGCTGTCCTGGTCCATCTGAAGGCtcctcatgctagcatgaaacagaATCCTAGCAGAAACCACAACGCAAGCTCCACAGCGTCACAAAACTCTCGTGCTCCAATAGACCTGGTTACCGTACTTGACGTCAGCGGCAGCATGGCTGGCACAAAGTTGGCACTTCTTAAGCGTGCCATGAGTTTTGTGATCCAAAACCTTGGGCCATCTGATCGCCTTTCGGTCATTGCCTTCTCATCAGCTGCACGACGTCTTTTCCACCTGCGGCGAATGTCCGACTCTGGTCGACAGCAGGCTTTGCAAGCTGTCAATTCTTTGGTGTCCAGTGGAGGGACAAACATTGCCGAAGGCCTTAGGAAGGGGGTCAAGGTAATTGAAGAACGGAAGGAGAAGAATCCAGTGTGCAGCATCATCCTTCTCTCTGATGGCCAGGACACTTATACTTTTCCCTCGAGTGCAACTGGAGCTCAACATTCACAACTGGATTACAAATCACTCGTGCCGCCCTCAATTATTAGTGGCACAGCAATACCAGTCCACACTTTTGGTTTTGGTGCTGACCATGACTCTGCTGCCATGCATTCTATTTCAGAAGTCTCTGGTGGGACTTTCTCTTTTATTGAATCAGAGGTCGTCATTCAGGATGCCTTTGCACAATGCATTGGTGGGCTTCTTAGTGTGGTCGTGCAGGAGATGCAGTTGGATGTGGAGTGTGTGCATCCTGGTGTGCAGCTAGCTTCTATAAAATCAGGTAGCTACAGGAATCAGTTGTTGAATGATGCTCGCACTGGATTGATCGAGGTAGGTGACCTTTATGCTGATGAAGAGAGGGACTTTCTGGTTTCGGTAAATGTTCCATGTGCCAAAGAAGAGATAATACTCCTTAAGGTGGCCTGTGTCTATAAGGACCCAATTTCAAAAGATACTGTTCATTTGGAGGTTAAAGAAGTAAGAATTCAGAGGCCAGAAATCATCTTATCCCAAACCCCCTCGATTGAGGTCGACCGTGAGAGGAACCGTATTGAGTCTGCTGAGGCAATGTCTGATGCGAGGGCTGCCGCCGAGCGAGGTGATCTATCTGATGCAGTTTCAATACTCGAGCAGCGTCGAATGATACTGTCTGAGTCCTTGGCTGCACAGTCAAACGACCAACTATGTTTGGCTCTGGATGCGGAACTGAGGGAGATGCAAGACAGGATGGCAAGTCGACAGAGATACGAGGCCTCGGGGCGTGCTTATGTGCTGTCGGGACTGAGCTCGCACTCATGGCAGAGAGCAACCACACGTGGCGACTCGACCGATAGTGCTAGTCTTGTCCATGCTTATCAGACGCCGACGATGGTTTACATGCTAAATCGTTCACAGACTATGTGCCCCTCACCTCGGCATCCTGCTCCACCCATCCAGCATACAAGGTCTTTCCCTTCTCAGCCACAGTCAAACTAGTTGAAGTCTCTGATTCAACGGAgggttaaattaaatatataaaaaaaggaaCCATGTCTTGTTTAATACCTGTCTCTTCTCTTCTTAtttgaggtggtggtggtggatatGGTGGTATACTGGTGAAAGTAAAGCTGAAGCGGTTTTAAGGCATACAAGGTGGAGGGATACATGTATGGTGTAAATGAATAACTCTGGAGGTGGGATAAAGTGGTAATGTGGGTGAAATGGTAtaatgttaagagggagaaggtgtAGGTAATAGCTTTattggtttttattttttattttcctctttGAACTTTGTTGTTGGTGATGTACATAGGAGAAGGTTTTCCCTGAAGAGGACGATGTCCTAAGGTTGTAATCTCTGCAAATATTTGGGGGGTGCATTCTTCTCTTGGATTCATCTATCTACTATTGTCAGACTATTTCTTCTTCATTTTTCTCTTGCCACTTTTGGATGTCCTTGTGGATGGTTTGCCCGTGATATGGACTTCTCATCGACATACACTGACTCTATTCCTCACTTGGTTGCTTGAATGCTCCTTTGCCAGGTCTTTACTGGTACTTGGTTACATGGGTAATACTAGAAATGCAAGACTGGGTCATGGAATTGCAAAGGATAACAACACTGTAATCATCTCTGGCTGTATCTTGTGGTGTGTTGTATGTAGTATGGTTCATGATAAACCTTGAAAAACTCTAACAGGAATACATGGAACAAACATTGAGGTAAAAGCACCATAATAATCACAAGCTCATCGATGTGTTTTACCAAGCTGTTGCCTATACATATTTCGACAAATACCTTGCCTATACATGGAGTTTTAACAAAAACTCTATCAAAGCAATACCTTGTGATCTCTCTATTTCTACAAGTAGCAAAAACATCCAACCGATTATATTTCCTAGGGCAACTCGAGTTAAAAACACTCGTCCTCACTAAATTAGGTAATTATGCCTAACCTTAGAAAATTGAACAAAACACTTGAGCTCACCAGATCAAGAAAAATAACCCAACCTCATCAGAATATTGATCTCGTTAAAGGTCCTTCTGCACACCTCTTTTCATCTAAAAAGATTGGCAAAAAAATCTCTTTGAGGATTTTCTCGCACACAAAAGTTCTTATTCTCAATAGGTCTCCTGACATCAAAGATCACCACCCCTTA
Protein-coding regions in this window:
- the LOC135674331 gene encoding E3 ubiquitin-protein ligase WAV3-like; protein product: MGSLWRKAKKAMGLNLCVHVPSAMGDDGFPSGGPAAGWRASDAAATATSSPAGSVGASEFQALMPSTPTLSSGSLRVSKSGSRSSKKICAICLGSMKAGHGHALFTAECSHTFHFHCITSNVKHGNYVCPLCKATWKEIPFKGSLPSEHPHGRARVNPVSWLQEGHMTVVRRLPHADSTNRRREQFPSHFRELEPENFNDDEPLDLLSETVRSSQQNCPKIVEVKTYPEFSAISQSALVENFAVLVHLKAPHASMKQNPSRNHNASSTASQNSRAPIDLVTVLDVSGSMAGTKLALLKRAMSFVIQNLGPSDRLSVIAFSSAARRLFHLRRMSDSGRQQALQAVNSLVSSGGTNIAEGLRKGVKVIEERKEKNPVCSIILLSDGQDTYTFPSSATGAQHSQLDYKSLVPPSIISGTAIPVHTFGFGADHDSAAMHSISEVSGGTFSFIESEVVIQDAFAQCIGGLLSVVVQEMQLDVECVHPGVQLASIKSGSYRNQLLNDARTGLIEVGDLYADEERDFLVSVNVPCAKEEIILLKVACVYKDPISKDTVHLEVKEVRIQRPEIILSQTPSIEVDRERNRIESAEAMSDARAAAERGDLSDAVSILEQRRMILSESLAAQSNDQLCLALDAELREMQDRMASRQRYEASGRAYVLSGLSSHSWQRATTRGDSTDSASLVHAYQTPTMVYMLNRSQTMCPSPRHPAPPIQHTRSFPSQPQSN